From a region of the Defluviitalea raffinosedens genome:
- a CDS encoding adenylosuccinate synthase: protein MPAKVVIGAQWGDEGKAKIIDILSQQADMVVRSQGGNNAGHTVAVNGEVYKFHLVPSGILYPGTVCIVGNGVVVDPQGILEEIDMLTSKGVSVSNLKIDLRAHVVMPYHKALDGIKEKHRGQDDIGTTKKGIGPCYMDKAERSGIRMCDFFYPEVFEKKVRENVRIKNAIISKVYESDEVFDADEIIREYKMYGERLKPFLADTTVLIYEAIKAGKNVLFEGAQGTLLDIDLGTYPYVTSSHPITGGVCVGAGIGPTMIDECIGVMKGYVTRVGKGPFPTELFDETGNRIREVGGEYGTTTGRPRRCGWFDAVIGRFAVRTSGLTAIALNKIDVLSNLPTIKICTAYKKGDEILTEFPASLEDLKQCEPIYEELEGWGDISHIRKYEDFPESVKKYIARVEELCGAKVTMIGVGPEREQNIYRD from the coding sequence ATGCCAGCTAAAGTAGTCATTGGAGCTCAATGGGGTGACGAAGGTAAAGCAAAAATCATTGATATATTATCTCAACAGGCAGACATGGTGGTACGTTCTCAGGGAGGAAACAATGCAGGTCATACAGTAGCAGTCAATGGTGAAGTTTATAAATTTCACCTTGTGCCTTCAGGTATACTTTATCCGGGAACAGTTTGCATCGTAGGCAATGGAGTTGTAGTAGACCCTCAGGGGATTTTAGAAGAAATAGATATGCTGACAAGTAAAGGAGTTTCTGTTTCAAATTTAAAAATTGACTTAAGGGCACATGTAGTAATGCCTTATCATAAAGCTTTAGACGGCATTAAAGAAAAACACAGAGGGCAGGACGACATCGGTACAACCAAAAAAGGCATAGGCCCTTGCTATATGGATAAAGCTGAACGTTCAGGAATTCGTATGTGCGACTTTTTCTATCCGGAAGTTTTTGAAAAGAAAGTTCGCGAAAATGTAAGGATTAAAAATGCCATTATATCTAAAGTATATGAAAGCGACGAAGTTTTTGATGCCGATGAAATCATCAGAGAATATAAAATGTACGGCGAAAGACTAAAGCCCTTTTTAGCTGATACAACAGTGCTGATCTATGAAGCGATTAAAGCGGGCAAAAACGTACTCTTTGAAGGTGCACAGGGTACTCTTTTAGATATAGATTTAGGAACTTATCCATATGTTACATCCTCTCATCCGATTACTGGAGGAGTTTGTGTCGGAGCAGGCATAGGTCCTACAATGATTGACGAATGTATTGGCGTTATGAAGGGCTATGTTACAAGAGTCGGAAAAGGACCTTTTCCTACGGAACTTTTTGATGAAACCGGGAACAGAATCAGAGAAGTAGGTGGAGAATACGGTACGACTACAGGCAGACCAAGACGTTGTGGCTGGTTTGATGCGGTAATTGGCAGATTTGCCGTAAGAACGAGCGGACTTACAGCTATTGCTTTAAATAAAATAGATGTATTATCCAATCTTCCAACCATCAAGATTTGTACTGCTTATAAAAAGGGAGACGAAATTTTAACAGAGTTCCCCGCAAGTTTAGAGGACTTAAAACAATGTGAACCGATTTATGAAGAATTGGAAGGATGGGGAGACATCAGTCATATTAGAAAATATGAAGATTTTCCTGAATCCGTTAAAAAATACATTGCCAGAGTAGAAGAACTTTGCGGTGCTAAAGTTACTATGATAGGTGTAGGACCAGAAAGAGAGCAAAATATATATAGAGACTAA
- a CDS encoding LacI family DNA-binding transcriptional regulator has translation MATLKDIANEAGVSITTVSRVINYDTTFSVSEETRKRILEIAERMKYKSPKEKAEVYNTKANGRSTPVRIGILSSYSEEVELSDPYYLSIRMGVEKECDRQGIITEKIFNMKDYNELAKKHPDLSGIIAVGRFSKEKINTLAGLFSNIVFIDEEPEDPHLDCVIIDLAKAAREVLNFLLKKGHRDLGYIGILGCNSEYPEKIDAREYEFRNFIKENCIEKNEKNIYLENGTAAGGYLAMVNAIKRGNLPTAFFVASDSMAIGALKALHEHNISVPDQVSIVGFNDIPNAEYTVPSLTTVRTYTEFMGVTGVKLLMDLIENGANDIGRKVIIPTEFIIRNSTK, from the coding sequence TTGGCTACATTAAAAGATATTGCCAATGAGGCAGGAGTTTCCATTACAACAGTATCAAGAGTAATCAATTACGACACTACTTTTTCCGTGTCAGAGGAAACAAGAAAAAGAATTTTAGAGATTGCAGAAAGAATGAAATATAAGTCCCCTAAGGAAAAAGCAGAGGTTTATAATACTAAAGCTAATGGGAGAAGTACTCCGGTAAGGATAGGTATTCTCTCAAGTTATTCTGAAGAAGTAGAGCTATCGGACCCTTATTATCTGTCTATCCGTATGGGGGTTGAAAAAGAGTGTGACAGACAGGGTATTATTACAGAGAAAATTTTTAATATGAAAGATTATAACGAACTTGCTAAAAAACATCCGGATCTGTCAGGAATCATTGCAGTAGGGAGATTTAGCAAAGAGAAAATCAATACTTTGGCAGGATTGTTTTCAAATATTGTTTTTATAGATGAAGAACCGGAAGATCCTCATCTGGATTGTGTGATTATTGATTTAGCAAAAGCTGCAAGAGAAGTTCTGAATTTTTTACTAAAAAAAGGACATCGGGATTTAGGATATATCGGAATACTGGGTTGTAACAGTGAATATCCGGAAAAGATCGACGCAAGAGAATATGAATTCCGGAATTTTATTAAAGAAAATTGTATAGAGAAAAATGAAAAAAATATCTATCTTGAAAATGGAACAGCTGCAGGGGGATATCTGGCAATGGTAAATGCGATCAAAAGGGGGAATTTGCCTACAGCATTTTTTGTTGCCAGTGATTCTATGGCCATTGGAGCATTAAAGGCTCTTCACGAACACAATATATCTGTCCCGGACCAGGTTTCTATTGTTGGCTTTAATGATATTCCAAATGCTGAGTATACAGTACCCTCATTGACAACAGTCAGAACGTATACTGAATTTATGGGTGTAACAGGAGTAAAATTACTGATGGATCTTATAGAAAATGGAGCCAACGACATCGGACGAAAAGTGATCATACCAACAGAATTTATCATAAGAAACAGTACAAAGTAA
- a CDS encoding GntR family transcriptional regulator — protein sequence MKIDKSNPLPYYIQLKTIIEKQIEEGIFQPNQMIPSERQLSETYGISRMTTRQAINELVKEGKLYREKGRGTFVSSPRFLQENMMSFTETLKAQGYTPTTKVLEFSVVRNLKNISKMLDEKEEQTFYKIKRLRFADSIPAALETVYIPTKYCEGLDQYDLGTLSLYKILKENYNHNIESTFLTIEALISDKMMMKIFESGKAIPLLKIEGVTRTEEDIKLFYETSYYRSDVYTYQVNIYRRMMGR from the coding sequence TTGAAAATTGATAAGAGTAATCCTCTGCCTTATTATATACAGTTAAAAACCATCATAGAAAAGCAAATAGAAGAAGGCATTTTTCAGCCGAATCAAATGATCCCTTCAGAAAGGCAATTAAGTGAAACCTATGGCATTAGCCGGATGACTACACGACAAGCCATCAATGAATTGGTTAAAGAAGGGAAATTATATAGAGAAAAGGGAAGAGGAACTTTTGTATCCTCTCCTCGTTTTTTACAAGAAAATATGATGAGTTTTACAGAGACCCTAAAAGCTCAGGGTTATACGCCAACTACCAAAGTTTTGGAATTTTCAGTGGTACGAAATCTAAAAAATATCAGCAAGATGTTGGATGAGAAAGAAGAACAGACCTTTTATAAAATCAAGCGCCTGCGTTTTGCAGATTCCATACCTGCTGCTCTTGAGACCGTTTACATACCCACAAAATATTGTGAAGGGTTAGATCAGTATGATTTGGGAACGCTTTCGTTATACAAGATCTTAAAAGAGAATTATAACCATAATATTGAATCAACTTTTTTAACCATTGAAGCGCTGATTTCCGACAAAATGATGATGAAAATTTTTGAGTCTGGTAAAGCCATTCCTTTGCTAAAGATAGAAGGGGTTACAAGAACAGAAGAAGATATAAAATTATTTTATGAAACATCTTATTATCGTTCGGACGTATATACATATCAAGTCAATATATACAGGAGAATGATGGGACGGTGA
- a CDS encoding aldo/keto reductase has protein sequence MNINSATTLHNGVKMPWLGFGTFKITEEGQVENSVLEALKVGYRHIDTAAVYGNEESVGRAMKNSGVKREEIFLTSKVWNSDQGYDSTLRAFEASLKRLDTNYLDLYLIHWPKPLNKETWRALEKLYKEKRVRAIGVSNFKVYHLEELMESCEIVPMVNQVEYHPRLQQTDLLEFCKKHNIQLEAWGPLMQGKIFDIPLMKELSEKYNKTISQIALRWDLQTGVVTIPKSVTPERIKENSDIFDFEISKEDMERIAELNTGERVGTDPDDVYLHNKF, from the coding sequence ATGAATATCAACAGTGCAACAACTCTACATAATGGAGTTAAAATGCCGTGGCTTGGTTTTGGGACATTCAAGATCACAGAAGAAGGACAGGTAGAAAATTCTGTTTTAGAGGCTTTGAAAGTGGGATATAGACATATTGATACCGCTGCAGTTTATGGAAACGAAGAAAGTGTAGGAAGAGCCATGAAGAATAGCGGCGTAAAAAGAGAGGAAATATTTTTAACCAGTAAAGTTTGGAACTCAGACCAGGGATATGATTCAACTTTAAGAGCTTTTGAAGCATCCTTAAAGAGACTGGATACAAATTATCTGGATTTATATTTAATTCATTGGCCAAAGCCTCTTAATAAAGAAACCTGGAGAGCACTGGAAAAGCTTTATAAGGAAAAAAGAGTAAGGGCTATAGGTGTTAGCAATTTTAAAGTTTATCATTTAGAAGAACTTATGGAATCCTGTGAAATTGTACCGATGGTTAACCAGGTAGAATATCATCCACGACTCCAGCAGACTGATTTGTTGGAATTTTGTAAGAAACATAATATCCAGCTGGAAGCCTGGGGACCTTTAATGCAGGGAAAAATCTTTGATATTCCTCTTATGAAAGAACTATCAGAGAAGTACAATAAAACGATTTCACAAATTGCACTTAGATGGGATCTTCAAACAGGCGTGGTGACGATACCTAAGTCTGTTACTCCTGAAAGAATTAAGGAAAATTCGGATATCTTTGATTTTGAAATATCAAAAGAAGACATGGAAAGAATTGCAGAGCTCAACACTGGAGAAAGAGTTGGTACCGATCCGGATGATGTTTATCTGCATAATAAGTTTTAA
- a CDS encoding DUF1858 domain-containing protein translates to MAAKITKDMIIADIIAVDRNLIPILMEAGMHCVGCPSSQGETLEEAGMVHGLNVDEVVEKMNAYLASKE, encoded by the coding sequence ATGGCAGCTAAGATCACAAAGGACATGATTATAGCAGATATCATTGCCGTTGACCGCAATCTTATTCCTATTTTGATGGAAGCAGGAATGCACTGTGTTGGATGTCCTTCCTCTCAGGGAGAAACCTTAGAAGAAGCAGGAATGGTTCACGGTCTTAATGTAGATGAAGTAGTAGAAAAAATGAATGCTTATTTAGCAAGTAAAGAATAA
- a CDS encoding putative manganese-dependent inorganic diphosphatase yields MNDVDKPIFIFGHQNPDTDSICSAIAYAHLKRELGFRNVQAVRLGNINKETEFALNFFKAAPPPLLSDVEPQVADLNFYKPYVVHRDDSIKSVWDLMKKVERNMIPVVDEEDRLNGIVSLKDIAASYMEFSDEMAIKNNKTRFSNLIKVLDGEILGGRYPYEYVEGSIYTDSTLLKGQKLSRGDILIIGCDKDIQEKVKNAGAGCIIVAGDKDFNLSLDLGEDLSCAVVKVPHSFFKTIKLINQSIPVSAIMRKHNLVYFQMDDYVDEIKEIMQSSTHRSFPVVDAKGKVKGIVSRRHLIDFNRKHVILVDHNEKGQSIKGLEKATILEIIDHHRVADIHTMAPLYFRAEPVGCTATIVSKMYRENHIEPTPQMAGLMLSAILSDTLIFKSPTCMEEDKKQAEYLAKLAGVDIEKYGMSLIVAGTSLEGKTAEQLYYTDMKKFVFGKYNVAISQINTADFKGLFNLIPDIKAMMYKLCETQNYDLVLLMVTDLLLGGTELIAIGSGKELVTRAFGLNSKEDSIFLPGVLSRKKQVVPKLMNAAQM; encoded by the coding sequence GTGAATGATGTGGATAAACCGATTTTCATTTTCGGACATCAAAATCCAGATACCGACTCTATTTGCTCAGCCATTGCCTACGCCCATTTAAAACGGGAGCTGGGTTTTAGAAATGTTCAAGCGGTTCGCTTAGGGAATATTAATAAAGAAACTGAATTTGCTTTAAATTTTTTTAAAGCAGCTCCACCGCCCCTGCTTTCTGATGTAGAACCTCAGGTAGCAGACTTAAATTTCTATAAGCCCTATGTAGTACATAGAGATGATTCAATTAAATCCGTATGGGATTTGATGAAAAAAGTAGAAAGAAATATGATTCCTGTAGTGGACGAAGAAGACCGATTGAATGGGATTGTATCTCTTAAAGATATTGCGGCATCTTATATGGAATTTTCGGACGAGATGGCAATAAAGAATAATAAAACCAGATTTTCTAATCTCATTAAGGTTTTGGACGGAGAAATTTTAGGAGGGAGATACCCTTATGAATATGTAGAAGGAAGTATTTATACGGATTCTACTTTATTAAAAGGTCAAAAGCTTTCTAGAGGCGATATTTTAATTATAGGCTGTGATAAAGATATACAGGAAAAAGTAAAAAATGCCGGGGCAGGATGTATTATTGTAGCTGGGGATAAAGATTTTAACCTATCCCTTGATCTTGGAGAAGACTTAAGCTGTGCAGTAGTCAAGGTGCCTCACAGTTTTTTTAAAACAATAAAATTAATCAATCAGAGTATCCCTGTATCTGCCATTATGCGAAAGCATAATCTGGTGTATTTTCAGATGGATGATTATGTAGATGAAATTAAAGAGATTATGCAAAGCTCCACCCATAGAAGTTTTCCTGTTGTAGATGCCAAAGGAAAAGTGAAGGGGATAGTCTCAAGAAGGCATTTGATCGACTTTAACAGAAAACATGTCATCTTGGTGGACCATAATGAAAAAGGGCAATCCATAAAAGGTTTGGAAAAGGCTACGATATTAGAAATCATCGATCACCACAGAGTCGCAGATATCCATACTATGGCGCCTTTGTACTTTAGGGCAGAACCGGTAGGATGTACTGCTACAATCGTTTCAAAAATGTATCGGGAAAATCATATAGAGCCAACCCCTCAGATGGCAGGACTTATGCTAAGTGCGATCCTGTCTGATACTCTGATCTTTAAGTCTCCAACCTGTATGGAGGAAGATAAAAAACAAGCTGAGTACCTCGCTAAACTTGCCGGTGTAGATATAGAAAAGTACGGTATGTCCCTTATTGTTGCCGGTACTTCCTTAGAAGGAAAGACTGCAGAACAACTTTACTATACCGATATGAAAAAATTTGTATTCGGTAAATACAATGTGGCCATTTCCCAAATTAATACGGCTGATTTTAAGGGCTTGTTTAATTTAATTCCAGATATAAAAGCTATGATGTATAAGCTTTGCGAAACGCAAAATTATGATTTGGTGCTTTTAATGGTAACAGATCTGTTACTAGGCGGAACAGAACTGATCGCGATAGGTTCGGGAAAAGAATTGGTGACACGGGCATTTGGTCTAAATAGTAAAGAAGACAGCATATTCTTACCAGGTGTATTATCAAGAAAGAAGCAAGTGGTTCCAAAGCTTATGAATGCGGCTCAAATGTAG
- a CDS encoding adaptor protein MecA encodes MKIEKINDSQIKIILNQADLKHRDIKISELAYGSKKAQELFRDMMETAFEEYGFNTDNVPLMIEAVPLSVDSIMIIVTKVDHPDDIDKKLNSFRPKVNSRTFKKKSSVAEEENEPQSVTIYSFNKLDDVVDVSIRLYPLYCGVNSLYKDTESQKYFLVLHKNYFINTNPNEIESILSEYGNKHVSSPLSEGFLVEHGELMIQDKAIEVLKKHLA; translated from the coding sequence GTGAAAATAGAAAAAATCAATGACTCTCAAATTAAAATTATTTTGAATCAAGCAGATCTTAAGCATAGAGACATTAAAATCAGCGAACTCGCTTATGGTTCTAAAAAAGCTCAGGAACTATTCAGAGATATGATGGAAACCGCTTTTGAAGAATATGGATTTAATACGGATAATGTTCCTTTGATGATTGAGGCCGTTCCCCTTTCTGTGGACAGTATTATGATTATTGTAACTAAGGTGGACCACCCGGATGACATAGACAAGAAATTAAATTCATTCAGGCCTAAAGTAAATTCTCGTACTTTCAAGAAAAAGTCCTCTGTTGCAGAAGAAGAAAACGAACCTCAGTCTGTGACCATTTATTCCTTTAATAAACTAGACGATGTAGTCGATGTTTCCATTCGCTTATATCCTTTATACTGCGGTGTAAATTCTTTGTACAAAGACACCGAATCTCAAAAATATTTTCTTGTGCTTCATAAAAACTACTTCATCAATACTAATCCCAATGAAATAGAATCAATATTAAGTGAATATGGCAATAAACATGTCTCTTCTCCATTAAGTGAAGGTTTTCTGGTTGAACATGGAGAGCTTATGATTCAAGATAAAGCTATAGAAGTTCTTAAAAAACATTTGGCATAA
- a CDS encoding glycoside hydrolase family 2 protein: MSIVKGINNHWYYTPDYKETYLTDNEIDLNIFKEVRLPHTNVELPYNYFDDKSFQIISCYKRKLNIPKEYEGKAIYIDFEGVMAYAQVYLNGIKLGEHKGGYTPFTIDLSDAVKFGEENVLTVVVDSTEREDIPPFGGVIDYLTFGGIYREVHLRITESTNIENVFVKAFDVLQSEKRLEVDLSLIKKGNKDEVIEAVCILRDKDKEISKISKTFSEDSATLSMDGLQDIQLWDIDRPYLYELEVKILKGYNELDSYTTRFGFREAVFKSDGFYLNGRKIKLMGLNRHQSYPYVGYAMPKRAQQKDADILKYELGLNIVRTSHYPQSRHFLDRCDEIGLLVFEEIPGWQYIGDVAWQEQVLEDVKAMIRRDHNHPSIILWGVRINESQDNHDLYVKTNELARKLDPTRQTGGVRFLTNSELLEDVYTINDFIHDGGYRKYLAKNVKNFETYDQPMGADGEEVALREPKMVTGLDYYVPYLVTEYNGHMYPTKRYDQEERVMEHALRHARVQNASHLDEHISGAIGWCAFDYNTHADFGSGDKICYHGVMDMYRLPKFAAYAYKSQKDATKEVVLEPVTYWSRGERSIGGVIPLVIFTNCDYIDFYYGEEYRGRFYPNKEKFAGLAHPPVIVDELTGYWGMEWEDAKFIGYVGEKEVICKKYSRNPIPAQLEVAADDSVLCAGDMDVTRVVVKALDQYGNLMPFITDGIYVEVTGEGELIGPKCLSLIGGSIAFWVRTTGQKGKIHVKVCNERFKEREIEISVE; the protein is encoded by the coding sequence ATGAGTATTGTAAAAGGGATCAACAATCACTGGTACTATACCCCGGATTATAAAGAAACTTATCTTACGGACAATGAAATTGACTTAAATATTTTTAAAGAAGTAAGGCTTCCCCACACCAATGTGGAACTTCCGTATAACTATTTTGATGATAAAAGTTTTCAGATTATTTCCTGTTATAAAAGGAAGCTCAATATACCAAAAGAATATGAAGGAAAGGCCATTTATATTGATTTTGAAGGTGTAATGGCATATGCACAAGTTTATCTTAATGGGATTAAACTAGGAGAACATAAAGGAGGATATACCCCTTTTACAATTGATTTATCCGATGCAGTCAAATTTGGTGAGGAGAATGTATTAACTGTTGTGGTAGACTCCACAGAAAGAGAAGATATTCCACCTTTTGGCGGAGTTATAGATTATCTTACTTTTGGAGGCATATATAGAGAAGTACATTTACGCATTACTGAAAGTACGAATATTGAAAATGTGTTTGTGAAAGCCTTTGATGTCCTTCAAAGTGAAAAAAGATTAGAAGTAGATCTTTCTCTAATCAAGAAAGGCAATAAAGATGAAGTGATTGAAGCAGTATGCATTTTAAGAGATAAGGATAAGGAAATCAGTAAGATTTCTAAAACATTCAGCGAAGATTCTGCAACCCTTTCGATGGACGGCCTTCAGGATATTCAGTTATGGGACATTGATCGTCCTTATTTATATGAATTGGAGGTAAAAATATTAAAAGGGTATAACGAATTAGATTCATATACTACGAGATTTGGTTTTAGAGAGGCAGTCTTTAAATCCGATGGCTTTTACTTAAATGGCAGAAAGATTAAGCTGATGGGACTTAACAGACATCAGTCCTATCCATATGTAGGCTATGCAATGCCAAAAAGAGCCCAGCAAAAAGATGCGGATATCTTAAAATATGAATTGGGACTTAACATTGTCCGAACTTCTCACTACCCTCAATCCAGGCACTTTTTAGACCGATGTGATGAAATAGGACTTTTAGTATTTGAAGAAATACCAGGGTGGCAGTATATAGGTGATGTGGCTTGGCAGGAGCAGGTATTAGAAGATGTTAAAGCAATGATTAGGAGGGACCATAACCATCCATCAATTATTCTGTGGGGGGTTCGCATTAATGAATCCCAGGATAATCACGACTTATATGTAAAAACCAATGAGTTGGCAAGAAAGCTAGATCCTACAAGACAAACCGGAGGGGTTCGCTTTTTAACCAACAGTGAGCTTCTGGAAGACGTATATACCATTAATGATTTTATCCATGACGGAGGATACAGAAAATACCTTGCAAAGAATGTAAAGAACTTTGAAACCTATGACCAACCTATGGGCGCTGATGGAGAAGAAGTGGCCTTAAGAGAACCCAAAATGGTAACAGGATTAGACTATTACGTTCCTTATCTGGTTACAGAATATAATGGACATATGTATCCAACAAAACGTTATGACCAGGAAGAGAGAGTTATGGAACATGCTCTGCGTCATGCAAGAGTACAGAACGCTTCCCATTTAGACGAGCATATATCCGGGGCTATAGGATGGTGTGCTTTTGATTATAATACCCACGCTGATTTCGGGTCAGGAGATAAGATCTGTTACCATGGTGTCATGGATATGTATAGACTTCCCAAGTTTGCAGCTTATGCCTATAAAAGCCAAAAAGATGCCACTAAAGAAGTGGTATTAGAGCCTGTAACCTACTGGTCCAGGGGAGAGCGCAGCATAGGAGGCGTTATTCCTCTTGTAATTTTTACAAACTGTGACTATATTGACTTTTATTATGGAGAAGAATATAGAGGAAGATTTTATCCTAATAAGGAAAAGTTTGCAGGATTAGCTCATCCCCCTGTCATTGTAGATGAACTCACAGGATATTGGGGCATGGAATGGGAAGATGCTAAGTTTATTGGATATGTTGGAGAAAAAGAAGTGATCTGTAAGAAATATTCAAGGAATCCTATCCCTGCTCAATTAGAAGTAGCAGCAGATGATTCTGTTCTTTGCGCAGGGGATATGGACGTTACAAGGGTAGTTGTAAAAGCCTTGGACCAATACGGTAATCTCATGCCGTTTATTACAGATGGGATTTATGTTGAAGTGACAGGAGAGGGAGAGCTTATTGGCCCTAAATGCCTTTCTCTTATTGGTGGAAGCATAGCTTTTTGGGTGAGAACGACAGGCCAAAAAGGAAAGATTCATGTAAAGGTATGTAACGAGCGTTTTAAAGAAAGAGAAATAGAAATATCTGTTGAATAA
- a CDS encoding methyl-accepting chemotaxis protein — MEKTMKPVLNFKPKFESAKGRQYNKWLKSLLGRIRNVGIAKKLIVSFMILSIIPLSVVGMFSYYNAENTVEGKVGFYSKQMIDQLILNIDYKIEEVERASMMLISNKEITKIIEQKKQDVMDYDQLQEINKVESTILSIVNTNSGISGIYIYKEDGTRIGAGSDSILYKGQNYDKQIEYYNMFKEILDNSQEEASWITGFNDSYQNIYFVRTMRSPQTMKEIGLIIISINSKYINSVLENMELDQNAQVYILNENQVIIGHLNQENLGIKNEDEFLTYIYGEESSGNITLNGDLISFATASNGWKAVTTEPIASLMSEMNSTRRGIVVIVVLCIILSVVVGSLISFSISKPLKHIMKLMSKAENGDLTVSSNINSKNEIGKLAQSFNKMIENIRNLINEVNYAVAQVEENADVMKTSSEKSAIAASQVSATISELAQGSTEQAKQTEHGYELMERLAKNINQVTKRIEMAMEMIGRTEVSRDHAAHTVGKLNEKSKIAVESTRAINEEIKKLDEEAKEIIKVIQVIEDISEQTNLLALNAAIEAARAGAAGKGFAVVADEIRKLALHSKDATGMISQIISRIQQEVKETVAMVETSDQIFEEQSRIVHETDNNFREMAASMGKVIEQIENINRAIIEIEGQKEETTKAIGYIAKIVEENAASIEEVTATSQEQASFSEHLSMLAGKLNQVIEGLKERVSRFEI; from the coding sequence ATGGAAAAAACAATGAAGCCAGTGCTGAACTTTAAGCCTAAGTTTGAGTCTGCAAAGGGGAGACAGTATAACAAATGGCTTAAATCTTTGCTTGGCAGAATACGCAATGTCGGGATAGCCAAGAAACTCATTGTATCTTTTATGATCCTAAGCATTATACCCTTAAGTGTAGTAGGTATGTTTTCGTATTATAATGCAGAAAACACTGTGGAAGGTAAAGTTGGTTTTTATTCAAAACAGATGATTGATCAGTTGATCTTGAATATTGATTATAAAATAGAAGAAGTAGAACGGGCTTCTATGATGCTGATTTCAAATAAAGAGATTACAAAAATAATCGAGCAAAAGAAACAAGATGTAATGGATTATGATCAATTACAAGAGATTAATAAAGTTGAATCTACGATATTATCCATAGTTAATACCAATAGTGGTATATCAGGAATATACATATACAAAGAAGATGGTACCAGAATAGGGGCTGGTTCGGATTCTATATTATATAAAGGTCAGAATTATGATAAGCAGATAGAATATTACAACATGTTTAAGGAGATTTTAGATAATTCTCAAGAAGAAGCCTCATGGATTACAGGGTTCAATGATTCCTATCAAAATATATACTTTGTAAGAACCATGAGATCTCCTCAAACCATGAAGGAGATAGGATTAATTATTATATCCATTAATAGTAAATATATCAATTCAGTATTGGAAAATATGGAATTAGACCAAAATGCCCAAGTGTATATATTAAATGAAAATCAAGTCATTATCGGACATTTGAATCAAGAAAATTTAGGTATAAAAAATGAAGATGAGTTCCTGACTTATATTTACGGGGAAGAGTCATCAGGCAATATTACTCTTAATGGTGATTTGATTAGTTTTGCGACAGCTTCCAATGGATGGAAGGCTGTTACAACAGAACCAATCGCCTCTTTGATGTCAGAAATGAATAGTACAAGAAGAGGGATCGTAGTGATCGTTGTCCTGTGCATTATTTTATCTGTGGTGGTTGGAAGTTTAATTTCTTTTAGTATATCCAAACCTTTAAAACATATCATGAAGTTAATGTCAAAAGCAGAGAATGGGGATTTAACAGTCTCCTCCAATATCAATAGCAAAAATGAAATAGGTAAGTTGGCTCAAAGCTTTAATAAAATGATCGAAAATATCAGGAATTTAATCAATGAAGTAAATTATGCAGTCGCTCAAGTAGAAGAAAATGCAGATGTTATGAAAACTTCATCGGAGAAATCGGCAATAGCGGCTTCTCAGGTATCAGCAACGATCAGTGAACTGGCACAAGGATCTACTGAGCAGGCAAAACAGACAGAACATGGCTATGAATTAATGGAACGTCTGGCCAAAAACATTAATCAGGTTACAAAAAGAATTGAAATGGCCATGGAAATGATCGGCAGAACAGAAGTATCAAGGGATCATGCAGCCCATACAGTGGGGAAATTGAATGAAAAATCAAAGATTGCTGTAGAATCCACCCGAGCCATAAATGAAGAAATTAAAAAGCTGGATGAAGAAGCAAAAGAAATCATTAAAGTGATTCAGGTGATCGAAGATATCAGTGAACAGACAAACTTGCTTGCTTTAAACGCAGCCATAGAAGCAGCAAGAGCAGGAGCAGCTGGGAAAGGGTTTGCAGTAGTTGCTGATGAAATCAGAAAGTTAGCCCTCCATTCAAAAGATGCAACGGGTATGATCAGCCAAATTATTTCCAGAATACAGCAAGAAGTTAAAGAAACCGTAGCCATGGTTGAAACTTCAGATCAGATCTTTGAAGAACAAAGCAGGATTGTCCATGAGACAGACAATAATTTTAGAGAGATGGCAGCATCTATGGGAAAAGTCATTGAGCAAATAGAAAATATTAATCGAGCCATCATAGAAATAGAAGGCCAAAAAGAAGAGACTACAAAAGCCATTGGATATATTGCAAAAATTGTTGAAGAAAACGCAGCCTCTATTGAAGAGGTTACTGCAACCAGCCAGGAACAGGCCAGTTTTTCAGAGCACCTGTCTATGTTGGCAGGAAAGCTAAACCAGGTCATCGAAGGGTTAAAAGAAAGAGTGTCCAGATTTGAGATATAA